From a region of the Lactuca sativa cultivar Salinas chromosome 4, Lsat_Salinas_v11, whole genome shotgun sequence genome:
- the LOC111914761 gene encoding uncharacterized protein LOC111914761 has product MKKKLDTRFPAARIKKIMQADEDVGKIAMAVPVLVSKALELFLQDLCDRTYDITLRRGAKTVNSLHLKHCVQSYNVFDFLREVVSKVPDYGHSDAAAGGAVGSGDDRTMVKRKKAAAGETNESDEELKRNRMNEAGQTGSNGRGRGRGRGRGRGRGRSSADREAPQTDIELESCTPLIPSTTTTAATAAAAATTAISDGGRDFDLNAGVDENMEKASDGLAGGAPPPPPLPESVPGGGGDGGSEAAEVKNEEYLGGSLSEMDRMVIDTGNLGQINSRLDEEDEDYDEE; this is encoded by the exons ATGAAGAAGAAGCTCGATACGCGTTTCCCTGCT GCTCGGATCAAAAAGATAATGCAAGCGGATGAAGATGTTGGAAAAATCGCCATGGCTGTTCCAGTTTTAGTTT CAAAAGCTTTGGAATTGTTTCTGCAAGATCTTTGTGATAGAACATATGATATAACTCTACGCAGAGGTGCAAAAACTGTTAACTCACTGCATTT AAAGCACTGTGTACAAAGCTACAATGTATTTGATTTTCTGAGGGAAGTTGTGAGCAAGGTCCCTGACTATGGCCATTCTGATGCTGCTGCTGGTGGTGCTGTTGGTTCTGGTGATGATCGTACCATGGTAAAGAGGAA GAAAGCTGCTGCTGGTGAAACAAATGAAAGTGATGAAGAGTTGAAAAGAAACAGGATG AATGAAGCAGGGCAAACGGGCAGCAATGGTAGGGGGAGAGGGCGGGGCAGAGGAAGGGGCAGGGGCCGGGGCAGAAGCTCAGCAGATAGAGAGGCTCCCCAAACAGATATTGAACTCGAATCCTGCACGCCATTGATTCCatcaaccaccaccaccgccgccactGCCGCCGCTGCTGCCACCACCGCGATCAGTGATGGTGGTCGGGACTTTGATTTGAATGCCGGGGTTGATGAGAATATGGAGAAAGCATCCGATGGGTTAGCCGGAGgagcaccaccacctccaccgctGCCGGAGTCCGTTCCTGGTGGTGGTGGAGATGGTGGTTCAGAGGCGGCTGAAGTAAAAAACGAAGAATATCTTGGGGGGTCGCTTTCGGAAATGGACAGGATGGTGATTGACACTGGAAATTTGGGACAAATTAACTCAAGGTTGGATGAGGAAGATGAAGACTATGATGAAGAATAA
- the LOC111914762 gene encoding uncharacterized protein LOC111914762, with the protein MTGGLVSPWILGTFLPSSSEFSTSSPSPANSVCRSHFRAPKDLKFVLHEALDFAGFNTTYAREARKGFCLQIQKLSGIERETSIIINRGVDLGKTALYIAAEDDSLISHSSVPLPVDAFIDRLDDLSMDYCSRYSSSFRSSPDIFLECLERYMYVDKGFRRSNSRNQLEQRAVYLHSVLTHRVGSICMLSLIYSEILKMLRMWGLVNFDVEISSPNDSYGSPRGYLKQRSTESDHQHIMTTESLLLKILRDLKHAFWPFQVDQSKSPFLRAAEAANCSDRSAYIDKSGLEVASAKAARHRLERGVWTSVRFGDIRRALSACERLIILEADCMELRDYGALLYHCGFYKESLQYLHLYKDSQKQMKQIPDSLEEEALEKLIIRLNLILMEDKMANRPSSIGSSLYNNTDPW; encoded by the exons ATGACTGGAGGATTAGTTTCTCCATGGATTCTGGGTACTTTTCTTCCTTCCTCATCGGAATTCTCAACATCGTCGCCTTCTCCGGCTAATTCTGTGTGTCGATCTCACTTCAGAGCACCAAAAGACCTTAAATTTGTCCTCCATGAGGCGCTCGATTTTGCTGGATTCAACACTACCTATGCTAGG GAAGCAAGAAAGGGTTTCTGCTTACAAATTCAGAAGTTGTCTGGAATAGAGAGGGAAACAAGCATAATCATCAATAGAGGAGTAGACTTGGGGAAAACAGCTCTTTACATAGCAGCAGAAGATGATTCACTCATCTCTCACTCTTCTGTACCACTTCCTGTGGATGCTTTTATTGACAGATTAGATGATCTTTCTATGGATTACTGCTCACGCTACAGTTCATCATTTAGATCATCTCCTGATATTTTCCTCGAGTGCCTTGAGAGATACATGTATGTTGACAAG gGCTTTCGGAGGAGCAACTCAAGGAATCAGTTGGAGCAACGAGCAGTTTATCTTCATTCA GTTTTGACTCATCGTGTGGGGTCAATTTGTATGCTTTCATTGATATATTCTGAGATCTTGAAGATGCTTCGAATGTGGGGTCTTGTGAATTTTGATGTTGAAATATCTTCACCAAATGATTCTTATGGTTCTCCTAGAGGCTATCTGAAACAGAGAAGTACAGAGTCTGATCATCAACATATCATGACAACTGAATCACTGTTACTGAAG ATTTTGAGAGACTTGAAGCATGCTTTTTGGCCTTTTCAAGTTGACCAAAGTAAAAGCCCATTTCTAAGAGCAGCAGAGGCTGCTAACTGCTCTGATAGATCTGCATATATTGACAAAAG TGGATTGGAGGTTGCATCTGCAAAGGCTGCAAGGCATAGATTAGAACGTGGTGTTTGGACAAGTGTTAGGTTTGGGGATATAAGGCGTGCACTCTCTG CTTGTGAGCGGCTTATTATTCTTGAAGCTGATTGTATGGAACTAAGAGATTATGGTGCTCTCCTTTATCACTGTGGATTTTACAAGGAATCCTTGCAATACCTACACTTATATAAGGATTCACAG AAGCAGATGAAGCAAATACCGGATTCACTAgaggaagaagctttagagaagttAATCATACGTCTTAACCTTATATTAATGGAGGACAAAATGGCTAATAGACCTTCATCCATTGGAAGCTCTCTATACAACAACACTGATCCttggtaa